From Woronichinia naegeliana WA131, the proteins below share one genomic window:
- a CDS encoding DUF4926 domain-containing protein, whose product MKLLDVVALLENIPHCQLYRGQVGTIVEVYEPDVFEVEFSDLNGRAYALETLNQNQLMVLYHHPIEQKELAFS is encoded by the coding sequence ATGAAACTATTAGATGTTGTTGCCCTCTTAGAAAATATTCCCCATTGCCAACTTTATCGCGGTCAAGTTGGAACCATTGTCGAAGTTTATGAACCCGATGTTTTTGAAGTCGAATTTAGTGACCTCAATGGACGCGCCTATGCCCTAGAGACCTTAAATCAAAATCAGTTAATGGTTTTATATCACCATCCGATTGAGCAAAAAGAATTAGCCTTTTCCTGA
- a CDS encoding DUF433 domain-containing protein, whose amino-acid sequence MNWETYIHSDPNILVGKPVIKGTRLSVEFILGLFAVGWTEQQILENYPTLTPDSLKAIFAFASESIRDLTLYPLPISREAS is encoded by the coding sequence ATGAATTGGGAAACTTATATTCACTCTGATCCAAACATATTAGTCGGTAAACCCGTCATTAAAGGAACCCGACTTTCCGTAGAATTTATCTTAGGATTATTCGCCGTCGGTTGGACAGAACAACAAATTTTAGAAAACTATCCTACCCTCACTCCTGATTCCCTAAAAGCTATTTTTGCATTTGCCAGCGAATCCATACGAGATCTGACTTTATATCCACTACCCATCTCTCGTGAGGCCAGTTAA